From Cannabis sativa cultivar Pink pepper isolate KNU-18-1 chromosome 8, ASM2916894v1, whole genome shotgun sequence, a single genomic window includes:
- the LOC115701467 gene encoding LOW QUALITY PROTEIN: uncharacterized protein LOC115701467 (The sequence of the model RefSeq protein was modified relative to this genomic sequence to represent the inferred CDS: substituted 1 base at 1 genomic stop codon) produces the protein MAPKAEKKPAEKKPVEKAEKAPAEKKPRAEKKLPKDASGTDKKKKRTKKSVETYKIYIFKVLKQVHPDIGISSKAMGIMNSFINDIFEKLAQEASKLARYNKKPTITSREIQTAVRLVLPGELAKHAVSEGTKAVTKFTSSXIRSDLAEKKPAEKKPVEKAEKAPAEKKPRAEKKLPKDASGADKKKKRTKKSVETYKIYIFKVLKQVHPDIGISSKAMGIMNSFINDIFEKLAQEASKLARYNKKPTITSREIQTAVRLVLPGELAKHAVSEGTKAVTKFTSS, from the exons ATGGCGCCAAAGGCCGAGAAAAAGCCAGCTGAGAAGAAACCGGTGGAGAAGGCCGAGAAGGCTCCGGCAGAGAAGAAGCCACGTGCCGAGAAGAAGTTGCCAAAGGACGCTTCCGGAACCGATAAGAAGAAAAAGAGAACGAAGAAGAGTGTGGAGACTTACAAGATCTACATCTTCAAAGTTCTGAAACAAGTTCATCCAGATATCGGAATCTCCAGCAAAGCTATGGGAATCATGAACAGTTTCATCAACGATATATTCGAGAAACTCGCTCAGGAAGCCTCCAAGCTCGCTCGCTACAACAAGAAGCCAACCATCACCTCTCGGGAGATTCAGACCGCCGTTCGGCTTGTTCTTCCCGGTGAGCTTGCTAAGCACGCCGTGTCTGAGGGTACCAAGGCTGTTACTAAGTTCACCAGCTCTTAGATTAGATCTGATCTG GCCGAGAAGAAGCCAGCTGAGAAGAAACCGGTGGAGAAGGCCGAGAAGGCTCCGGCAGAGAAGAAGCCACGTGCCGAGAAGAAATTGCCCAAGGACGCTTCTGGAGCcgacaagaagaagaagagaacaaAGAAGAGCGTGGAGACTTACAAGATCTACATCTTCAAAGTTCTGAAACAAGTTCATCCAGATATTGGAATCTCCAGCAAAGCTATGGGAATCATGAACAGTTTCATCAACGATATCTTTGAGAAACTTGCTCAGGAAGCCTCAAAGCTCGCTCGCTACAACAAGAAGCCTACCATTACCTCTCGGGAAATTCAGACCGCCGTTCGCCTTGTTCTTCCCGGTGAGCTCGCTAAGCACGCCGTGTCTGAGGGTACCAAGGCCGTTACTAAGTTCACAAGTTCTTAG
- the LOC115701469 gene encoding histone H2B.7-like yields the protein MAPKAEKKPAEKKPVEKAEKAPAEKKPRAEKKLPKDASGTDKKKKRTKKSVETYKIYIFKVLKQVHPDIGISSKAMGIMNSFINDIFEKLAQEASKLARYNKKPTITSREIQTAVRLVLPGELAKHAVSEGTKAVTKFTREKKPAEKKPVEKAEKAPAEKKPRAEKKLPKDASGTDKKKKRTKKSVETYKIYIFKVLKQVHPDIGISSKAMGIMNSFINDIFEKLAQEASKLARYNKKPTITSREIQTAVRLVLPGELAKHAVSEGTKAVTKFTSS from the exons ATGGCGCCAAAGGCAGAGAAGAAGCCAGCTGAGAAGAAACCGGTGGAGAAGGCCGAGAAGGCTCCGGCAGAGAAGAAGCCACGTGCCGAGAAGAAGTTGCCAAAGGACGCTTCCGGAACcgacaagaagaagaagagaacgaAGAAGAGCGTGGAGACTTACAAGATCTACATCTTCAAAGTTTTGAAACAAGTTCATCCAGATATTGGAATCTCCAGCAAAGCTATGGGAATAATGAACAGTTTCATCAACGATATCTTTGAGAAACTCGCTCAAGAAGCCTCTAAGCTGGCTCGCTACAACAAGAAGCCTACCATCACCTCTCGGGAAATTCAGACCGCCGTTCGGCTTGTTCTTCCCGGTGAGCTTGCTAAGCACGCCGTTTCTGAGGGAACCAAGGCAGTTACTAAGTTCACCAG AGAGAAGAAGCCAGCTGAGAAGAAACCGGTGGAGAAGGCCGAGAAGGCTCCGGCAGAGAAGAAGCCACGTGCCGAGAAGAAGTTGCCAAAGGACGCTTCCGGAACcgacaagaagaagaagagaacgaAGAAGAGCGTCGAGACTTACAAGATCTACATCTTTAAAGTTCTGAAACAAGTTCATCCTGATATTGGAATCTCCAGCAAAGCTATGGGAATCATGAACAGTTTCATCAACGATATCTTCGAGAAACTCGCTCAAGAAGCCTCCAAGCTGGCTCGGTACAACAAGAAGCCAACCATCACCTCTCGGGAGATTCAGACCGCCGTTCGGCTTGTTCTTCCCGGTGAGCTTGCTAAGCACGCCGTGTCTGAGGGAACCAAGGCTGTTACTAAGTTCACCAGCTCTTAG
- the LOC115700435 gene encoding ethylene-responsive transcription factor CRF2-like, whose protein sequence is MNQLLYRSRHDHHHHHDHYVDQTANICDIIDDNNNVMNIGSPLGKFKGVVPQQNGNWGAQIYANHQRIWLGTFKSEKAAAMAYDSATIKLQNGDINRNFPWTNITLHEPDFQSHYTVEAVLNMMVLISIEIRFIKNEYGKKEVVEINSVSTTNYHDQSSSSSSSIQPTN, encoded by the coding sequence ATGAATCAATTACTATATAGATCAAGgcatgatcatcatcatcatcatgaccATTATGTTGATCAAACGGCTAATATTTGTGACATTATTGATGATAATAACAATGTTATGAATATTGGCTCACCCTTGGGGAAATTCAAAGGTGTTGTGCCACAACAAAATGGAAATTGGGGTGCACAAATCTATGCCAACCACCAGAGAATTTGGCTTGGAACGTTTAAGTCAGAGAAGGCGGCCGCCATGGCTTATGATAGCGCTACCATCAAACTCCAAAATGGGGACATAAATAGAAACTTTCCATGGACTAATATTACTCTCCATGAGCCCGATTTTCAAAGTCATTACACTGTGGAAGCAGTTCTCAACATGATGGTTCTTATATCAATTGAAATTCGTTTTATTAAAAATGAGTATGGAAAAAAAGAAGTTGTGGAGATTAATAGTGTTAGTACTACTAATTACCATGATCAatcttcatcatcatcgtcGTCAATTCAACCAACAAATTAG
- the LOC115701134 gene encoding protein SENSITIVE TO PROTON RHIZOTOXICITY 2 encodes MMNNNDNTKLYTNLLSSSPPLDHNHDQINNLSHQMYSNINSNNNNISSSSSSFPPPPRPHDHNQDQYYSSSSNNNNNLNSILYTLSILKQKVHQLQSLAAILLSPPPLGNDNEQSATTSVAGGSSSSSAIASMNMYNTIQDIIAASSSMLLNFHNMGLLSPDIIHNNNNKVMNNINTNTFYSSNDHHHHSTLNNWLGNTNHEIYNNNNTTTNHDDQIMMSTNNTLLFPTTTTLVVKGETSNSTTNIIITKSSKKDHDEDHNDDFDIIELEARDLLAKYTHYCQICGKGFKRDANLRMHMRAHGDQYKTSEALCSNYNNKLSINTTTTNEHWKMSSSNHKKKYSCPEEGCRWNKKHVKFQPLKSMICVKNHYKRSHCPKMYVCKRCSNKQFSVLSDLRTHEKHCGDLNKWQCSCGTTFSRKDKLMGHVALFIGHTPLNHKMINT; translated from the coding sequence atgatgaataataatgataatacaAAATTATACACCAATTTATTATCATCATCACCACCACTTGATCACAATCATGATCAAATTAATAATTTGTCTCATCAAATGTACTCCAatattaatagtaataataataatatttcatcatcttcttcctcaTTCCCTCCTCCTCCCCGGCCACATGATCATAATCAAGATCAATACTACTCATCATCatcaaacaacaacaacaatctcAACTCCATCCTCTACACTCTTTCGATTCTCAAACAAAAAGTCCACCAACTCCAATCCCTAGCGGCCATCCTCCTATCTCCACCGCCACTTGGCAATGATAATGAGCAGAGTGCAACAACATCAGTAGCAGGTGGATCGTCATCATCATCAGCTATAGCTAGCATGAATATGTACAATACAATTCAAGATATCATAGCGGCTTCCTCTTCTATGCTACTCAATTTCCACAACATGGGACTTTTGTCTCCAGATATTatccacaacaacaacaacaaggtCATGAACAATATTAATACTAATACTTTCTATTCAAGtaatgatcatcatcatcatagtaCTCTCAATAATTGGTTGGGTAATACTAATCATGAgatttacaataataataacactACTACTAATCATGATGATCAAATCATGATGAGTACTAATAATACCTTATTATTTCCTACTACTACTACTCTAGTTGTAAAGGGTGAAACTAGTAATAGTACTACAAATATCATCATAACAAAATCATCAAAGAAAGATCATGATGAGGATCATAATGATGATTTTGATATAATTGAGTTGGAAGCTAGGGATTTATTAGCAAAATACACACACTATTGTCAAATTTGTGGTAAAGGGTTCAAAAGAGATGCAAATTTGAGGATGCACATGAGAGCACATGGAGACCAATACAAGACAAGTGAAGCCTTGTGTAGTAATTACAACAATAAATTAAGTATTAATACTACTACTACCAATGAGCATTGGAAAATGAGTAGTAGTAATCATAAGAAGAAGTACTCTTGTCCTGAAGAAGGGTGTAGATGGAACAAGAAACATGTCAAATTCCAACCATTGAAATCAATGATTTGTGTTAAGAATCATTACAAGAGAAGCCATTGTCCTAAAATGTATGTGTGTAAGAGATGTAGTAACAAGCAATTTTCAGTGTTGTCTGATTTGAGGACTCATGAGAAGCATTGTGGGGACCTTAATAAGTGGCAATGTTCTTGTGGGACAACTTTTTCTAGGAAGGATAAACTTATGGGGCATGTGGCTTTGTTCATTGGACACACTCCTCTTAATCATAAGATGATTAATACCTAA